The Williamsia sp. DF01-3 genome has a window encoding:
- the ehuD gene encoding ectoine/hydroxyectoine ABC transporter permease subunit EhuD, producing MNAQWSWDRAFDSLPVLLEGFRITLLATVLGFLIAAVLGLAIAVVRHSAPKAVTVPLRMVTEFIRLTPLVVQLLFAYYLLPQFSALQIGIAVLGIHYSTYMAEVYRAGIDAVPPGQWEAAHALSLPTVRKWRAVVLPQAIRKTTPALGNYAISMFKDTPFLFAITVVEMVTAAQQYGAKTFQYLEPITMAGVIFLIASYPTSVLIRRLEKHLAY from the coding sequence ATGAATGCGCAGTGGAGCTGGGATCGGGCGTTCGATTCGCTGCCGGTGCTGCTCGAAGGGTTCCGGATCACGTTGCTGGCCACCGTGCTGGGCTTCCTGATCGCGGCGGTGCTGGGATTGGCCATTGCGGTGGTGCGGCACAGTGCTCCCAAAGCGGTGACGGTTCCGTTGCGCATGGTCACCGAGTTCATCCGGCTCACCCCACTCGTGGTGCAACTGCTGTTCGCGTACTACCTGCTGCCGCAGTTCTCCGCGTTGCAGATCGGCATCGCTGTACTCGGTATCCACTACTCCACCTACATGGCCGAGGTCTATCGCGCCGGCATCGACGCGGTACCACCGGGCCAGTGGGAGGCAGCGCACGCACTGTCGCTCCCGACGGTGCGCAAGTGGCGGGCTGTGGTGTTGCCACAGGCAATCCGCAAGACCACACCCGCGCTGGGGAACTACGCGATCTCGATGTTCAAGGACACCCCGTTCCTCTTCGCCATCACCGTGGTCGAAATGGTCACCGCAGCGCAGCAGTACGGCGCCAAGACCTTTCAGTACCTCGAACCGATCACCATGGCCGGGGTCATCTTCCTCATCGCCAGTTACCCCACATCCGTCCTGATCAGAAGACTGGAGAAGCACCTTGCCTACTGA